A region of Halorussus limi DNA encodes the following proteins:
- a CDS encoding PD-(D/E)XK nuclease family protein has product MTEPTFLSPSRLATYADCQRKYDHKYDQEIQTPDETRLYLNQGHVYHETIEAVCEATEPGDDPEIIHRRAMEALPEKWEEHLDEDEYASRAHRKFQRAENRAAIDAFFDPEDGNGIDHARRSIATEKWVECVHEGLGLHGKVDNVLYDEREDELHLIDYKRTVSGVLGHWSGDRLLDHLDGEAHEAKRVKNAFQTAAYTEGIKQSDCYEEGMSVRFSFYGLLHNRDFEATPDGYRVTVSGKPRETTKAYKEYYDAIWALAERAHCGITDANYDPAPASLIREEACPDCDYRAMCPEYLTEEVTR; this is encoded by the coding sequence ATGACTGAGCCGACGTTCCTCTCGCCGTCGCGGCTGGCGACGTATGCCGACTGCCAGCGGAAGTACGACCACAAGTACGACCAAGAGATTCAGACGCCTGACGAGACGCGACTCTACTTGAATCAGGGTCACGTCTACCACGAAACGATAGAGGCCGTCTGCGAGGCGACCGAACCGGGTGACGACCCTGAAATCATCCATCGGCGAGCGATGGAGGCCCTCCCCGAGAAGTGGGAGGAACACCTCGACGAAGACGAGTACGCCTCCCGAGCGCACCGAAAATTCCAGCGCGCCGAGAACCGCGCGGCCATCGACGCCTTCTTCGACCCTGAGGACGGCAACGGCATCGACCACGCCCGCCGGTCGATTGCGACCGAGAAGTGGGTCGAGTGCGTCCATGAAGGTCTCGGCCTCCACGGAAAGGTGGACAACGTCCTCTACGACGAGCGCGAGGACGAACTCCACCTTATCGACTACAAGCGCACCGTCAGCGGCGTCCTCGGCCACTGGTCCGGCGACCGACTGCTGGACCACCTCGACGGCGAGGCCCACGAGGCAAAGCGCGTCAAGAACGCCTTCCAGACCGCCGCCTACACCGAGGGCATCAAGCAGTCGGACTGCTACGAGGAGGGTATGTCCGTCCGGTTCAGTTTCTACGGTCTGCTCCACAATCGGGACTTCGAGGCAACTCCCGACGGGTATCGCGTCACCGTCAGTGGAAAGCCACGCGAGACCACGAAGGCCTACAAGGAGTACTACGACGCGATCTGGGCGCTCGCCGAGCGTGCCCACTGCGGCATCACCGACGCCAACTACGACCCCGCGCCCGCCTCACTGATTCGTGAGGAGGCGTGTCCCGACTGCGACTACCGAGCGATGTGCCCCGAATATCTCACGGAGGAAGTGACGCGATGA